From the Apus apus isolate bApuApu2 chromosome 4, bApuApu2.pri.cur, whole genome shotgun sequence genome, one window contains:
- the HSD17B11 gene encoding estradiol 17-beta-dehydrogenase 11 isoform X1: MRALAELLLFLATLLYSYLEALAKLLLPARRKSVRGELVLVTGAGHGVGRAAALEFAKRGSRLVLWDINKHGLEDTAAECQRLGAPVQTFLVDCSKREEIYSAAEKVKKDVGDVTILVNNAGVITAADLLSTQDHQIERMFEVNILAHMWTTRAFLPTMMKNNYGHIVTVASAAGHFVISFMVAYCSSKFAAVGFHKALTEELSALGKDGIKTTCLCPVFINTGFVKNPSTRLGKILEAEEVAEALMEGILTNQKMVFVPSNQRLALFFERVFPERALNLLRKMTEVKFDAIVGQRSTQ, translated from the exons ATGCGGGCGCTggcggagctgctgctgttcctggccACGCTGCTCTACTCCTACCTGGAGGCGCTGgcgaagctgctgctgcccgccCGCAGGAAGTCTGTCCGCGGGGAGCTGGTGCTCGTCACGGGCGCGGGCCACGGCGTGGGCAGAGCGGCCGCCCTGGAGTTCGCCAAGCGCGGGAGCCGGCTGGTGCTGTGGGACATCAACAAG CACGGCCTTGAGGACACGGCAGCAGAGTGCCAGAGGCTGGGAGCCCCCGTGCAGACCTTCCTGGTGGACTGCAGCAAGAGGGAGGAGATCTACAGCGCTGCCGAGAAG GTGAAGAAGGACGTTGGGGATGTCACCATCCTGGTGAACAATGCAGGTGTGATTACAGCTGCCGACCTGCTCTCCACTCAGGACCACCAGATTGAAAGAATGTTTGAAGTCAACATCCTTGCTCACATGTGG ACCACAAGAGCTTTTCTGCCAACCATGATGAAGAACAACTACGGTCACATCGTCACGGTGGCTTCAGCAGCAGGTCATTTTGTGATTTCTTTCATGGTGGCTTATTG ctcaaGCAAGTTTGCTGCAGTTGGATTTCATAAAGCTCTGACAGAGGAGCTGTCTGCCCTGGGAAAGGATGGAATCAAAACCACGTGTCTGTGTCCAGTGTTTATAAACACGGGGTTTGTCAAAAACCCCAGCACGAG GCTTGGGAAGATTCTGGAGGCTGAAGAAGTTGCAGAGGCCCTGATGGAGGGGATACTGACCAACCAGAAGATGGTTTTTGTTCCATCAAATCAACGCCTTGcattattttttgaaag GGTGTTTCCAGAACGTGCCCTGAATTTGCTGAGGAAGATGACTGAAGTCAAATTTGATGCAATTGTTGGGCAGAGAAGCACCCAGTGA